One genomic segment of Linepithema humile isolate Giens D197 chromosome 5, Lhum_UNIL_v1.0, whole genome shotgun sequence includes these proteins:
- the ZnT77C gene encoding proton-coupled zinc antiporter SLC30A1 translates to MAVKEWFRRLQPVQLYLVLFFTMVFFLVEIIASHVTHSLTLLLNAYHMLCNIVALVGCIASIKYSYREKYNNNSNCSSLGNSSICINREEQGSVTSLSTKTKESWSDRRMKNTFGWARIDVVTMLVCCVFLASFCFSLLMEALQTLVHIDHLDEMHHPLPVLCIGASGILLNVLCYILIGGFTFNQGIFLHVTKSGDVILCRNMSAQETKDGEQQLSAHTRRSPLAIPKSQGFREVCRDVLGCVFVILVSILVYFTDSDVAKYIDPVFAIISSISLFVLCYPYMKESGLILLQTIPNHINIDSLKRELLEAFPGIVNVHDLHVWQLAGEKIISTAHIIFLDPSVYASITDQVTAFFIEMGITQVTIQPEFHKMKPNMEKTDCLIRCHGEHCSSSQCCSRENFLEDTCKSTKDAYTISKKYDKKEIIPAACAISLEKFTVYEEGTVERTAKNDTKIEKSARNQINVTTRINNEQIHSSMSSDTDVSSCATNTVDRIVASVVND, encoded by the exons ATGGCTGTGAAAGAGTGGTTTAGGAGGTTACAGCCCGTACAACTGTACCTGGTGCTGTTCTTTACCATGGTTTTCTTCTTAGTTGAGATCATCGCCAGTCATGTAACGCATTCACTGACCCTGCTCCTTAACGCGTATCACATGCTCTGCAACATCGTGGCACTTGTCGGTTGCATTGCATCGATCAAG TACAGCTATCGGgaaaaatacaacaataacAGCAACTGTAGTTCACTAGGAAATTCATCGATTTGCATCAACAGGGAAGAACAGGGTTCTGTCACGTCTTTATCAACAAAGACAAAG GAATCATGGTCAGACAGGAGAATGAAGAACACGTTTGGGTGGGCCAGAATCGACGTTGTCACAATGCTCGTTTGCTGTGTCTTTCTTGCCTCTTTTTGCTTCTCTCTATTAATGGAAGCGTTGCAGACACTGGTACATATCGATCACCTGGATGAAATGCACCATCCATTACCGGTGCTATGCATCGGTGCTTCCGGAATACTTTTGAATGTTCtctgttacattttaattggAGGCTTCACATTCAACCAAGGAATCTTCTTGCACGTTACTAAAAGCGGGGATGTAATTCTATGCAG AAATATGAGTGCGCAAGAAACAAAGGATGGTGAACAACAATTGTCAGCACACACTAGACGAAGTCCACTAGCAATACCAAAAAGCCAAGGTTTTAGAGAAGTGTGTCGAGATGTTCTTGGATGTGTTTTTGTCATACTAGTGTcgattttagtttattttactGACTCTGATGTAGCTAAATACATAGATCCAGTTTTCGctattatttcatcaatttcGCTATTTGTTCTTTGCTATCCATACA tGAAAGAATCAGGCCTAATTCTGCTTCAAACAATTCCGAATCATATAAATATCGATTCTCTTAAAAGAGAATTGTTGGAAGCTTTTCCGGGCATCGTAAACGTTCATGATCTACACGTATGGCAATTAGCAGGAGAGAAAATCATTTCTACAGCGCACATTATTTTCCTCGATCCAAGT GTTTACGCCAGTATTACGGATCAAGTCActgctttttttattgaaatggGCATAACGCAGGTTACTATACAACCAGAATTTCACAAG ATGAAGCCAAATATGGAGAAAACTGATTGCTTAATTCGTTGTCATGGAGAACATTGTAGTTCCTCCCAATGTTGTTCACGGGAAAATTTCTTGGAGGATACGTGCAAGTCAACGAAAGACGCGTATACAATTAGCAAGAAGTATGACAAAAAGGAAATAATACCAGCCGCGTGTGCGATTAGTCTAGAGAAGTTTACTGTATACGAAGAGGGAACTGTAGAGCGGACTGCAAAAAACGAcactaaaatagaaaaatctgCACGCAATCAGATAAATGTAACTACTCGTATAAATAACGAACAAATACACAGCAGCATGAGTAGTGATACAGATGTTAGTTCTT